From Moraxella sp. K1664, one genomic window encodes:
- the tssL gene encoding type VI secretion system protein TssL, long form — MQAVRFEEIETGLSSQQSASISADDSNPLVKSAIPLFAIASQMKYYYSNLGSAEVLKHLKAQIEAFEEQSEGMGVRYETVRAARYCLCTLLDEFAAKHGWADQEWMANSLLVTFHSETWGGEQFFAMLDKIKAEPQKNLNLIEFMYYCLVIGYMGKYQVLNNGQVSIHNLKKELEKLIAKYKPLPSSPLLMDRPSAGELSGIRNKVVPIWVMALAFGLLLLGLYKIFDYQLTNRTDSINQSIQALTIPVKQETPVASTQPRRLTPLLKNEIESGLIEVSETPTASKITILGDELFASGSDKIEDRFFPVLASVSQALNIVHGQIIVSGYTDDRPISSSAYPSNWHLSQGRADAVKQILLRYIEDASRVRSEGKGDQNPVLPNDSELNRAKNRRVEIIVYLDEGSPLLKDTEGTQINTIQ; from the coding sequence ATGCAAGCGGTCAGATTTGAAGAAATTGAGACAGGATTATCCAGTCAGCAGAGTGCCTCTATCAGTGCTGATGACAGCAATCCTTTGGTAAAATCAGCCATCCCCTTGTTTGCGATAGCCTCTCAGATGAAGTACTACTATAGCAATCTAGGGAGTGCAGAAGTATTAAAACATCTAAAAGCACAGATTGAGGCTTTTGAAGAGCAGTCTGAGGGCATGGGTGTGCGTTATGAGACGGTTCGTGCTGCCAGATATTGTTTATGCACGCTGCTTGATGAATTTGCCGCCAAGCATGGTTGGGCGGATCAAGAGTGGATGGCAAACAGTCTATTGGTCACGTTTCATAGTGAGACGTGGGGTGGCGAGCAGTTTTTTGCCATGTTGGATAAAATCAAGGCAGAGCCCCAAAAGAATCTTAACTTAATTGAGTTTATGTACTATTGTTTGGTTATTGGGTATATGGGTAAATATCAAGTACTCAATAATGGACAGGTCAGCATTCATAACCTCAAAAAAGAGCTAGAAAAACTCATCGCCAAATACAAGCCATTGCCCTCATCGCCATTGCTCATGGATAGGCCATCAGCAGGCGAGCTAAGCGGTATTAGAAATAAGGTGGTGCCTATTTGGGTGATGGCACTGGCTTTTGGTTTGCTGTTATTGGGGCTTTATAAAATCTTTGATTATCAGCTTACAAACAGAACAGACAGCATCAATCAATCCATACAAGCACTGACCATTCCCGTCAAGCAAGAAACGCCCGTTGCAAGCACACAACCAAGAAGGCTGACACCACTACTCAAAAATGAGATTGAAAGCGGGCTTATTGAGGTCAGTGAGACACCAACAGCAAGCAAGATTACCATCTTGGGTGATGAGCTGTTTGCCTCAGGCTCAGACAAGATAGAAGATAGATTTTTCCCTGTATTGGCAAGTGTGAGCCAAGCCCTAAATATCGTCCATGGTCAGATTATTGTTTCAGGCTATACTGACGATAGACCAATCAGTAGTTCGGCTTACCCCTCTAACTGGCACCTATCACAAGGAAGGGCGGATGCAGTTAAGCAGATTTTGCTCAGATATATTGAAGATGCTTCTCGAGTGCGTTCTGAGGGTAAAGGCGACCAAAATCCTGTACTGCCTAATGATTCTGAATTAAACAGAGCGAAAAATCGCAGAGTAGAAATCATTGTGTATTTGGATGAAGGTTCGCCATTGCTAAAAGATACCGAAGGCACGCAAATTAACACAATACAATAA
- the tssK gene encoding type VI secretion system baseplate subunit TssK, protein MIDFKVVWGEGTLISPQHFQQQERYFETLINNFALNKNHHWGFKNLDFNESAKEMGILEVAQVSGFFKNGLYFEETSQSCPRLKIEIPPNIESETVYLAWSNESVYQQNYAMIDDADGINAQYILHGIELSDVTELNSAKRQVVVANKNLRLVLSSQLGDGMIHLPVAKILSSNANGEYFLDKTFIPPFLNVNKNEILANHHQELHGILKQRIQSLTGVLINPSLMTSNDVRDFLFLQTLNRYQAYMHHTATLPVIHPCELYESWLKLYGDLSTFEPTKMNLALPSYHHDNLKECYAELMALLKQALSIVLEQKAILIPFEMTDETTRVAITPDKSLLNNCRFVLAVNANIQPEALRQTLPATIKIGSVEKIKDLVAYHLPGVKVNALATAPRELPYYAGFSYFELDKTSELWADLHQSSGMALHLAGEFPELQIEFWAIKPVY, encoded by the coding sequence ATGATTGATTTTAAGGTTGTTTGGGGAGAGGGTACGTTAATCTCACCTCAGCATTTTCAACAGCAAGAGCGTTATTTTGAGACACTGATTAATAATTTTGCACTCAATAAAAACCATCATTGGGGTTTTAAAAACTTGGATTTTAATGAATCCGCCAAGGAAATGGGTATTTTGGAAGTGGCACAGGTCAGCGGTTTTTTTAAAAATGGCTTGTATTTTGAAGAGACTTCTCAAAGCTGTCCAAGATTAAAGATAGAAATTCCGCCAAACATAGAATCCGAAACCGTGTATTTGGCATGGTCAAATGAGTCTGTATACCAGCAAAACTATGCCATGATTGATGATGCTGATGGTATAAATGCTCAGTATATCCTGCACGGTATTGAACTGTCAGATGTCACCGAATTAAATTCTGCCAAAAGACAGGTCGTCGTTGCCAATAAAAACTTGCGTTTGGTGTTATCAAGCCAGCTTGGCGATGGCATGATTCACCTGCCTGTTGCCAAGATTTTATCAAGCAACGCTAACGGCGAGTATTTTCTAGACAAGACATTCATTCCGCCATTTTTGAACGTGAACAAAAATGAGATTCTAGCCAACCATCATCAAGAGTTGCATGGCATATTAAAACAGCGTATTCAATCCTTGACCGGGGTTTTGATCAACCCATCTCTAATGACAAGTAATGATGTTAGAGACTTCCTGTTTTTACAGACCCTCAATCGCTATCAGGCTTATATGCACCATACCGCCACATTGCCTGTGATACATCCTTGTGAATTATATGAAAGTTGGTTAAAACTCTATGGTGACCTAAGCACGTTCGAGCCAACCAAAATGAACTTGGCATTGCCGAGTTACCACCATGACAATCTCAAAGAATGTTATGCTGAACTCATGGCGTTGCTAAAACAGGCTCTGTCGATTGTGCTAGAACAAAAAGCCATTCTCATTCCGTTTGAGATGACTGATGAGACGACCCGAGTTGCTATTACACCCGATAAGTCACTGCTTAATAATTGCCGTTTTGTATTGGCGGTGAATGCCAATATCCAGCCGGAGGCATTAAGACAGACGCTGCCAGCGACCATCAAGATCGGCTCTGTTGAAAAAATAAAAGATTTGGTGGCTTATCATCTGCCTGGGGTCAAGGTTAATGCATTGGCAACAGCACCCAGAGAGCTCCCATATTATGCAGGGTTTAGCTACTTTGAGCTTGATAAGACTTCTGAGTTGTGGGCGGATTTGCACCAATCATCAGGCATGGCACTACATCTGGCGGGTGAATTTCCAGAGTTGCAAATTGAATTTTGGGCAATCAAACCTGTTTATTGA
- the tssJ gene encoding type VI secretion system lipoprotein TssJ: MNIIKRTKGLWAILLPMMALYGCASLPSSDDKAPSEIDVILMSDADINEDILGVASPVRLTLLQLSSEIQFRQLPHMMSDDKSYGELLGGSMLEQTDVTLRPDELLEFKLPLNDKTKYLGVATAYRDESNDWKQSLQKQDKRWYQVRDNHFLYLHVQPQGVVQLSKQEALSKMLAFKLKEQGKSMEDFKKLTKREQDKALKKLEKALEESAPADMSKGYFSSPKPKLDVVDVLGDGKTATDKVLMAD, from the coding sequence ATGAATATTATTAAACGCACAAAAGGTCTGTGGGCTATCTTGCTACCCATGATGGCTCTGTATGGCTGTGCTTCTTTGCCGTCAAGTGATGACAAAGCACCCTCTGAGATTGACGTGATTTTGATGTCTGACGCCGACATCAACGAGGATATATTGGGTGTTGCTTCACCTGTTCGTCTGACATTATTACAGCTAAGTTCTGAGATACAGTTTAGACAACTGCCACATATGATGAGTGATGACAAATCCTATGGCGAGCTTTTGGGTGGAAGCATGCTTGAACAGACTGATGTCACCCTAAGACCTGATGAGCTTTTAGAATTCAAGCTTCCCCTAAATGACAAAACCAAATACCTAGGAGTGGCGACAGCTTATCGTGATGAGTCAAATGATTGGAAGCAATCCCTGCAAAAGCAGGATAAACGCTGGTATCAAGTCAGGGACAATCATTTTTTATACTTGCATGTTCAGCCACAGGGCGTGGTTCAGTTATCCAAACAAGAAGCTTTAAGCAAAATGCTTGCCTTTAAACTCAAAGAGCAGGGCAAGAGCATGGAGGATTTTAAAAAACTCACCAAGCGTGAGCAAGACAAAGCATTAAAAAAACTTGAAAAAGCACTTGAAGAATCCGCACCTGCTGACATGTCAAAGGGTTATTTTTCATCACCCAAGCCAAAGCTGGATGTGGTTGATGTCTTGGGGGATGGTAAAACTGCTACGGATAAAGTATTGATGGCGGATTGA
- the tssI gene encoding type VI secretion system Vgr family protein — MNHRAHLHSLYLPKSVSGTPYLWFDSLQGVESINGLFEYKLIVKAKDEHGNPAHGIEGLEGYVSFEAYHGSIIHPKDNDTSLSSSHSLSSLHSSHVSHTPHMPSHQGTISYQSVASHLDLTALIGTPLGISLDLNDKHPIDDRTITGQVIRHGIITGCAKLTTHHRHAVYELTLSPWTYLLTKTNNYHIHQHKSIPQIIEEVLSCYPYPWQFELTHDYPVQDYQTQYDESDHAFITRLMSEHGISFYFEHTKDNHTLIITDHVSHLKRHANPFYDTLTLYPPNQRMPEYAEYLEHFTPKSILTCAQSLLSDYQFKTPGEPLMAHDTIKEAQTDTHKPHQALIHHLQRYEWHQGRRAGNDEIVTRNEQLTASYQHQSLSATAHGRLKGIQIAHLFTLTGHPNQSMNTDWVVYALQMSIKPIDEDNNTHQYYTADTSFTAYPATHPLVPTTPCPRPIARTQTATVVAPEGEEIHTDQYGRIKVKFHWDKPTLTQRHLVDNRTDDNQDNLSQINTCYLRVASTWAGDHFGYIALPRAGQEVIIDFFGGNPDMPYVAGSLTNPNNMPLYTLPHEKVLSGIRSKEYGGDKSNQLIMDDTTGKLQTQLKSDHLHTEINLGHIRRLTTPKGRGEYRGEGFEVRTDGHGVIRADKGMVITTHGRPHATSHIKDIKETTAQLQNATSTHSSLIQSSIQAQCEERALDDTLMPTLDELNTSMTGEGVDHANHHDDDSDDTLNHPELSNPHIALASLAGMTLTAKQNIHITTDNNLAITTNKDLSLATTSKYNLTVQNGIRVFVQTGGIKHYTAKDDIELQAQQGNIKHIAKDNIEIISTEGKIQITSPTQLSINICGSEFKMNEQGVFITTPGVFRVKSNEKVMEGGEYVGYEVVRLPKSYSLRFHFTDDDGIPYPNTEYEAINKDTGETLIGVTDNEGFTEYFYSDKPNQIEVYLHI, encoded by the coding sequence ATGAACCATCGTGCTCATCTACACTCTCTTTATCTGCCCAAAAGTGTATCTGGCACCCCTTATCTATGGTTCGACAGCTTACAGGGGGTAGAGAGCATCAACGGACTGTTTGAATACAAACTCATCGTCAAAGCCAAAGACGAACATGGCAACCCTGCCCATGGCATAGAGGGACTAGAAGGTTATGTCAGTTTTGAAGCTTATCATGGCAGTATCATCCACCCCAAAGACAATGACACTTCTCTCTCTTCTTCCCATTCTCTCTCTTCTCTCCATTCTTCTCATGTCTCCCACACACCCCACATGCCTTCCCACCAAGGCACCATCTCCTACCAAAGCGTCGCCTCTCACTTAGACCTAACCGCCCTCATCGGTACCCCCTTAGGCATATCCCTTGACTTAAATGACAAACACCCCATCGATGATAGAACCATCACAGGACAAGTCATAAGACATGGCATCATCACCGGCTGTGCCAAACTCACCACCCATCACAGGCATGCCGTCTATGAACTCACCTTATCTCCATGGACTTACCTACTCACCAAAACAAATAACTACCACATCCACCAACACAAATCCATCCCACAAATCATCGAAGAGGTATTATCCTGCTACCCCTATCCTTGGCAGTTTGAACTCACCCATGACTATCCTGTACAAGACTACCAAACCCAATATGACGAATCAGACCACGCATTCATCACTCGCCTCATGAGTGAGCATGGCATCAGCTTTTACTTTGAACACACCAAAGACAACCACACCCTAATCATCACCGACCATGTCAGTCATCTAAAAAGACATGCCAATCCCTTTTATGACACCCTAACACTCTACCCGCCCAATCAGCGCATGCCAGAGTATGCTGAATACCTAGAGCACTTTACCCCCAAAAGCATACTGACCTGTGCCCAAAGTCTCTTATCTGATTATCAGTTTAAAACCCCAGGTGAGCCCCTAATGGCTCATGATACCATCAAAGAGGCACAAACTGACACACACAAACCACATCAGGCACTCATCCATCATCTACAACGCTATGAGTGGCATCAAGGCAGACGAGCAGGCAATGACGAGATAGTCACACGAAACGAACAGCTCACCGCCTCTTATCAACATCAAAGCCTAAGTGCCACAGCACATGGCAGACTAAAGGGCATACAAATCGCTCACCTATTTACCCTAACAGGTCATCCCAATCAAAGCATGAATACCGACTGGGTTGTCTACGCCTTACAGATGAGCATCAAGCCCATCGATGAAGACAACAACACCCATCAGTACTACACCGCCGATACAAGCTTCACCGCATACCCTGCCACACATCCGCTTGTACCCACAACCCCCTGCCCAAGACCCATTGCCCGTACCCAAACCGCCACTGTTGTCGCCCCAGAAGGTGAAGAGATACACACCGACCAATACGGTCGCATCAAAGTCAAGTTCCACTGGGATAAACCCACACTCACCCAAAGACACCTTGTAGACAATCGCACTGATGATAACCAAGACAACCTAAGTCAGATAAACACCTGCTATCTTCGTGTTGCCAGTACCTGGGCAGGAGATCACTTTGGGTACATTGCACTACCCAGAGCAGGCCAAGAGGTCATCATTGACTTCTTTGGAGGCAATCCTGACATGCCCTATGTGGCAGGCTCCTTGACCAATCCAAACAACATGCCTCTATACACCCTGCCTCATGAAAAAGTCCTCTCTGGCATCCGCTCCAAAGAGTATGGCGGAGATAAATCCAACCAACTCATCATGGATGACACCACAGGTAAACTCCAAACCCAATTAAAATCCGACCACCTACACACCGAGATTAACCTAGGACACATCAGACGCCTGACTACCCCCAAAGGACGAGGTGAATACCGAGGCGAGGGCTTTGAGGTAAGAACTGATGGGCATGGGGTGATAAGAGCAGATAAAGGCATGGTGATTACCACGCATGGGAGGCCACATGCCACAAGTCACATCAAAGACATCAAAGAGACCACAGCTCAACTACAGAACGCCACAAGCACCCACTCATCACTCATACAAAGTAGCATCCAAGCACAATGCGAAGAGCGAGCCTTGGATGACACGCTCATGCCCACCTTAGATGAGCTTAACACAAGCATGACAGGGGAGGGCGTAGACCATGCCAATCACCACGATGACGACTCAGATGACACCCTAAATCATCCAGAGCTGTCAAACCCACATATTGCCCTTGCCTCACTGGCGGGCATGACCTTAACTGCCAAACAAAACATTCACATCACCACTGACAACAACCTTGCCATCACCACAAACAAAGACCTAAGCCTTGCCACCACCTCAAAATACAACCTAACCGTCCAAAACGGCATCAGAGTCTTTGTCCAAACCGGAGGCATTAAACACTACACCGCCAAAGACGACATAGAACTACAAGCTCAACAAGGCAACATCAAACACATCGCCAAAGACAACATAGAGATTATCTCAACAGAAGGTAAAATCCAAATCACAAGCCCCACTCAATTATCCATCAACATCTGTGGTTCTGAGTTTAAAATGAACGAACAAGGCGTGTTTATCACAACACCTGGGGTGTTTAGAGTCAAGAGTAATGAGAAGGTGATGGAGGGGGGTGAGTATGTGGGGTATGAGGTGGTGAGGTTGCCGAAATCTTACAGTTTAAGATTTCACTTTACTGATGATGATGGCATACCCTATCCCAATACCGAATATGAGGCGATCAATAAGGATACTGGAGAAACCTTGATTGGTGTCACAGATAATGAGGGATTTACAGAGTATTTTTATTCCGATAAACCTAATCAAATTGAAGTTTATTTACATATCTAA
- a CDS encoding T6SS immunity protein Tdi1 domain-containing protein, whose product MQELEPDAQQEIDESIEYWEFKNIKIETGAKPTQAFIKTYGDFFPRPLWYLWEQIGFACFDDGGFWLVNPDDYADLLDEILKPTPFYAHDDWYVLGRTAFGTLKVMGRQTKSSLTIYIDDMQIFPRILDNRQLTQRQHAIGLTVAAGVVEYKGEKSYDLTDIHHTPLFNRCLASYGKLKEDEIYTFVPAIALGGKQLLQNVQKVNIFEHINFITQLEPFEIMMDINRVVDNLGITPESAAAFVASQNSPPTTPPKYDETCIIQEGQPATVSGYYQDRMTKKVIYLNIGDVSPIYPTPSHLSKSQAYVWYKLTEHGISLIPEEILANAKK is encoded by the coding sequence ATGCAAGAGTTAGAACCAGACGCACAACAAGAAATTGATGAATCAATAGAATATTGGGAATTTAAAAACATCAAAATAGAAACAGGTGCCAAACCCACCCAAGCCTTTATCAAGACCTATGGTGATTTTTTCCCAAGACCGTTGTGGTATCTTTGGGAGCAAATCGGCTTTGCTTGTTTTGATGATGGGGGATTTTGGCTGGTAAATCCTGATGATTATGCTGACCTGCTTGATGAGATTTTAAAACCCACGCCGTTTTATGCCCACGATGATTGGTATGTGCTGGGTAGAACGGCGTTTGGGACTTTAAAAGTGATGGGTCGGCAGACCAAATCCAGTCTAACCATTTATATTGATGATATGCAGATTTTTCCAAGAATCCTAGACAATCGCCAACTAACGCAAAGACAGCACGCCATTGGCTTAACTGTGGCTGCTGGTGTCGTTGAATACAAAGGCGAAAAATCCTATGATTTAACCGACATCCACCACACCCCCCTCTTTAACCGCTGTCTTGCCAGTTATGGCAAACTCAAAGAAGATGAGATATATACCTTTGTGCCAGCCATTGCCTTGGGCGGTAAGCAACTTCTGCAAAATGTACAAAAGGTTAATATCTTTGAACACATTAACTTTATCACGCAGTTAGAACCCTTTGAGATTATGATGGACATTAATAGAGTGGTGGATAATCTAGGTATCACCCCAGAGAGTGCTGCCGCCTTTGTTGCCAGTCAAAATAGCCCACCAACCACCCCACCCAAATACGATGAAACCTGCATCATCCAAGAAGGACAACCTGCTACTGTATCAGGTTATTACCAAGACCGCATGACTAAAAAAGTCATCTACTTAAACATCGGTGATGTATCACCCATTTACCCAACCCCAAGCCACTTATCTAAATCACAGGCTTATGTTTGGTACAAACTCACAGAGCATGGCATCAGTCTCATCCCAGAAGAAATCCTCGCCAATGCAAAAAAATAA
- a CDS encoding polymorphic toxin type 15 domain-containing protein, which translates to MSDIQDNDRELANRNFWTNINNRSDYIKYEFGQSVELLEKYLPELKSNYVELSPAFGAGELKNGIIRIVNHPNDWENVAQELKRSLLEVSADLVAIVNDDYGVWDKIQQWVSWAWGAIIGDFNKEPTLSQTIVAGLISIIPVADQVSDVRDLVANVLTLTNEIERENKENWINLALTAFGLIPTVGSVVKTLIKVIRHKDFADIKALAEIMETCETYLRKIGAGNQIPWKDNPIRWLQTKPWQELADRAKTSIQKYLSELSYKFKTFGSANSVNFKDRPSLKSLDTGLDALFKRVDEIASQINDYIDQIAKEITEKVDGLLSTPYAMAMVANGGKVTQNIHIGGGGNLNAPTQSTLIQKSQKAVFKQMPQKRVACFNRVNTDKAKKRADENIKNDYPAGFGNSTSADDYLNRETDRQLQMQEAGINSLTVAEYEAGRKAFQARKASQGSGRGDGKDQIETRDKFRADLLERYTNEYKENGMSQVEAEQKANTTTDNVMATLAALHNPDQLIDGNLNSKVPMDMGLKNVNSSIGSQWKNVPDDATIDPSDKGRTRVGAIDEAIKSIPESERANTRMNVKLERCK; encoded by the coding sequence ATGAGTGATATTCAAGATAATGACAGAGAGTTGGCTAACCGAAATTTTTGGACAAATATCAATAATCGTTCTGATTATATTAAGTATGAGTTTGGTCAATCAGTAGAACTATTGGAAAAATATTTACCTGAACTTAAAAGCAATTATGTTGAACTTTCACCAGCATTTGGGGCTGGCGAATTAAAAAATGGTATCATTAGGATTGTTAATCATCCTAATGATTGGGAGAATGTTGCCCAAGAATTAAAACGCTCACTTTTAGAGGTTTCTGCTGATTTGGTGGCGATTGTTAATGATGATTATGGTGTATGGGATAAAATACAGCAATGGGTGTCTTGGGCTTGGGGTGCCATTATTGGGGATTTTAATAAAGAGCCAACACTTAGCCAAACTATTGTTGCAGGTTTGATAAGTATCATTCCTGTGGCGGATCAAGTGTCAGATGTTAGAGATTTGGTGGCAAATGTTCTTACATTGACAAATGAGATTGAGAGAGAAAACAAAGAGAACTGGATCAATCTGGCATTGACTGCTTTTGGTTTAATACCAACGGTAGGTTCTGTTGTCAAGACTTTAATTAAGGTGATTAGACATAAAGACTTTGCTGACATAAAAGCTTTAGCTGAGATTATGGAAACCTGTGAAACCTATCTTAGAAAAATAGGGGCAGGCAATCAAATTCCTTGGAAGGATAATCCAATTCGTTGGTTGCAAACCAAACCTTGGCAAGAACTGGCGGATAGAGCAAAAACTAGCATTCAAAAATATCTATCAGAATTATCGTATAAATTTAAAACATTTGGTAGTGCTAATAGCGTTAATTTTAAAGACAGACCCAGTTTAAAATCATTGGATACTGGGCTTGATGCATTATTTAAAAGAGTTGATGAAATTGCCAGTCAAATCAATGATTATATTGATCAAATTGCTAAAGAAATTACAGAAAAAGTGGATGGATTATTATCCACGCCTTATGCAATGGCAATGGTGGCAAATGGGGGTAAGGTTACGCAAAATATTCATATTGGGGGCGGAGGAAATCTAAATGCTCCTACACAATCCACCCTTATTCAAAAAAGCCAAAAAGCTGTTTTCAAACAAATGCCCCAAAAGCGGGTGGCGTGTTTTAATCGTGTCAATACTGATAAAGCCAAAAAACGAGCCGATGAAAATATTAAAAATGATTACCCTGCTGGTTTTGGTAACAGTACATCGGCAGACGACTATCTGAACCGAGAAACTGACAGACAATTGCAAATGCAAGAGGCTGGCATTAACAGTTTGACGGTGGCAGAGTATGAGGCAGGAAGAAAGGCATTTCAAGCAAGAAAAGCCTCTCAAGGCAGTGGGCGAGGCGATGGCAAAGACCAAATAGAGACAAGGGATAAATTTAGGGCGGATTTATTGGAGCGTTACACAAATGAATATAAAGAAAACGGTATGTCACAAGTAGAGGCTGAACAAAAAGCAAATACCACCACCGACAATGTGATGGCAACTTTGGCTGCCTTACATAACCCAGACCAACTGATTGATGGCAACCTTAACAGCAAAGTACCAATGGATATGGGACTTAAAAATGTCAATTCTTCCATCGGCAGTCAGTGGAAAAATGTGCCTGATGATGCTACAATAGACCCATCGGACAAAGGGCGTACCCGAGTGGGTGCTATTGATGAAGCCATCAAATCAATTCCCGAAAGTGAGCGAGCCAACACTCGTATGAATGTTAAGTTAGAGAGGTGCAAATAA